In Oncorhynchus gorbuscha isolate QuinsamMale2020 ecotype Even-year linkage group LG08, OgorEven_v1.0, whole genome shotgun sequence, one genomic interval encodes:
- the LOC124040667 gene encoding elongation of very long chain fatty acids protein 4-like, translated as MCYLLFIGVGPKLMAQTASQPQPVLIVYNFAMVCMSAFVFYEFTVSSWLANYSLLCQPVDYSTSSVPEQMAKVCWWFYSSKVIELSDLVFFILRKKNSHLTFLHVYRHGTMIFNWWAGVKYVAGVRFLIGLINSLVHVVMYLYYWLAALGHHMQRYLWWKRYLTFLQLLHFLIVTIYTSTNLFTDCQTSTRASSP; from the exons ATGTGCTACCTGCTCTTCATAGGGGTGGGCCCCAAGCTGATGGCTCAGACAGCCAGTCAACCTCAGCCTGTGCTCATCGTTTACAACTTTGCCATGGTCTGCATGTCTGCCTTCGTGTTCTATGAG TTCACAGTGTCATCCTGGTTGGCAAACTATAGTTTATTATGTCAGCCTGTGGACTACAGCACCAGCTCAgttc ctgaaCAGATGGCCAAGGTCTGCTGGTGGTTTTACTCCTCCAAAGTCATCGAGCTCAGTGA CCTGGTGTTCTTCATCCTGAGGAAGAAGAACAGTCACTTGACCTTCCTACATGTCTACCGCCACGGCACCATGATCTTCAACTGGTGGGCTGGGGTCAAGTACGTGGCAGGAGTAC GCTTCCTTATAGGCCTTATCAACTCATTGGTGCATGTGGTGAT gtatctGTACTACTGGCTAGCAGCTCTAGGGCATCATATGCAGAGATATCTTTGGTGGAAGCGCTACCTCACCTTCCTGCAGCTG CTCCACTTCCTCATAGTGACCATCTACACCAGCACCAACCTGTTCACTGACTGCCAAACCTCTACCAGAGCCAGCTCACCATGA